The following proteins are encoded in a genomic region of Neovison vison isolate M4711 chromosome 12, ASM_NN_V1, whole genome shotgun sequence:
- the MB gene encoding myoglobin isoform X1 has product MGLSDGEWQLVLNIWGKVEADLAGHGQEVLISLFKNHPETLEKFDKFKHLKSEDEMKGSEDLKKHGNTVLTALGGILKKKGQHEAELKPLAQSHATKHKIPVKYLEFISEAIIQVLQRKHSGDFGADAQAAMKKALELFRNDIAAKYKELGFQG; this is encoded by the exons ATGGGGCTCAGCGACGGGGAATGGCAGTTGGTGCTGAACATCTGGGGGAAGGTAGAGGCTGACCTCGCAGGCCATGGGCAGGAGGTCCTCATCAG CCTCTTTAAGAACCACCCCGAGACTCTGGAGAAGTTTGACAAGTTCAAGCACCTGAAGTCGGAGGATGAGATGAAGGGTTCTGAGGACCTGAAGAAGCATGGCAACACTGTGCTCACCGCCCTGGGCGGCATCCTCAAGAAGAAGGGGCAGCACGAGGCAGAGCTGAAGCCGCTGGCCCAGTCACACGCCACCAAGCACAAGATCCCCGTCAAGTAcctggag ttCATCTCAGAAGCCATCATCCAGGTCCTGCAGAGGAAGCATTCTGGGGACTTCGGCGCCGACGCCCAGGCGGCCATGAAGAAGGCTCTGGAACTGTTCCGGAACGACATCGCTGCCAAGTACAAGGAGCTGGGATTCCAGGGCTAA
- the MB gene encoding myoglobin isoform X2 → MTPSLFKNHPETLEKFDKFKHLKSEDEMKGSEDLKKHGNTVLTALGGILKKKGQHEAELKPLAQSHATKHKIPVKYLEFISEAIIQVLQRKHSGDFGADAQAAMKKALELFRNDIAAKYKELGFQG, encoded by the exons ATGACCCCTAG CCTCTTTAAGAACCACCCCGAGACTCTGGAGAAGTTTGACAAGTTCAAGCACCTGAAGTCGGAGGATGAGATGAAGGGTTCTGAGGACCTGAAGAAGCATGGCAACACTGTGCTCACCGCCCTGGGCGGCATCCTCAAGAAGAAGGGGCAGCACGAGGCAGAGCTGAAGCCGCTGGCCCAGTCACACGCCACCAAGCACAAGATCCCCGTCAAGTAcctggag ttCATCTCAGAAGCCATCATCCAGGTCCTGCAGAGGAAGCATTCTGGGGACTTCGGCGCCGACGCCCAGGCGGCCATGAAGAAGGCTCTGGAACTGTTCCGGAACGACATCGCTGCCAAGTACAAGGAGCTGGGATTCCAGGGCTAA
- the MB gene encoding myoglobin isoform X3 encodes MKGSEDLKKHGNTVLTALGGILKKKGQHEAELKPLAQSHATKHKIPVKYLEFISEAIIQVLQRKHSGDFGADAQAAMKKALELFRNDIAAKYKELGFQG; translated from the exons ATGAAGGGTTCTGAGGACCTGAAGAAGCATGGCAACACTGTGCTCACCGCCCTGGGCGGCATCCTCAAGAAGAAGGGGCAGCACGAGGCAGAGCTGAAGCCGCTGGCCCAGTCACACGCCACCAAGCACAAGATCCCCGTCAAGTAcctggag ttCATCTCAGAAGCCATCATCCAGGTCCTGCAGAGGAAGCATTCTGGGGACTTCGGCGCCGACGCCCAGGCGGCCATGAAGAAGGCTCTGGAACTGTTCCGGAACGACATCGCTGCCAAGTACAAGGAGCTGGGATTCCAGGGCTAA